Proteins found in one Sorghum bicolor cultivar BTx623 chromosome 1, Sorghum_bicolor_NCBIv3, whole genome shotgun sequence genomic segment:
- the LOC8062228 gene encoding transcription factor PIF1 isoform X3 produces the protein MNQFVPDWSNMGDTSRPLGEDDDLIELLWCNGHVVMQSQTHRKVPPRPEKQAAVVAPAPPAPASVPQEDEGGLWFPFALADSLDKDIFSEFFYEAPAPAAVAAAAAPVAPVASGGVGTETDAGKSCRDDVPAGADRRGACPVVSEDPCDLMPPPKSTPASCSRQQTMSLPNGGGDNAGDLSDLVVRAGSAGKSAAAAAAVAEAGASSMLSAIGSSICGSNQVLVQRAVGAPGRASGSGSGTANANAMGGGRGNEASSSGRSTYCFGTATTTTTTTTTTEPTSTSNRSSKRKRLDTEDSESPSEDAESESAAMLARKPPQKMTTARRSRAAEVHNLSERRRRDRINEKMRALQELIPHCNKTDKASMLDEAIEYLKSLQLQVQMMWMGSGIAAPPAVMFPGVHQYLSRMGVGMGPAAAMPSMPRLPFMAAPQPVVPPNAQVNPVPGYRGHHHMPAAVGMAEPYGHYLGVNHLQPPPSQHYAQGVGYYPPPLGAKAVQQQAPELHHVPGPGASMPAGAGAAAPGVLLPESAPSRGPGTDTMPCALLFSSSSASGMDHRLATTKGD, from the exons ATGAACCAGTTCGTCCCTGATTGGAGCAACATGGGAGACACCTCCAGGCCGCTCGG AGAAGACGATGACCTCATTGAGCTGCTCTGGTGCAACGGCCATGTCGTCATGCAGAGCCAGACCCACCGGAAGGTGCCGCCGAGGCCCGAGAAGCAGGCTGCGGTGGTGGCGCCTGCGCCACCAGCTCCCGCGTCGGTGCCGCAGGAAGACGAGGGCGGCCTATGGTTCCCCTTCGCGCTGGCCGACTCGCTCGACAAGGACATCTTCTCCGAGTTCTTCTACgaggcaccggcaccggcagcggtggctgcggcggcggcaccgGTGGCGCCGGTGGCCTCTGGTGGCGTTGGCACCGAAACCGACGCCGGCAAGtcgtgcagggacgacgttccAGCGGGGGCCGACAGGCGCGGGGCGTGCCCGGTGGTGTCCGAGGACCCGTGCGACCTGATGCCACCGCCCAAGTCGACGCCCGCGTCCTGCTCCAGGCAGCAGACCATGAGCCTGCccaacggcggcggcgacaaTGCCGGCGACCTCTCGGACCTCGTCGTCCGGGCGGGGAGCGCGGGGAagtcggctgcggcggcggcggcggtggcggaggcCGGCGCGTCGTCGATGTTGAGCGCGATCGGGTCGAGCATCTGCGGGAGCAACCAGGTGCTGGTGCAGCGCGCGGTGGGCGCGCCGGGTCGCGCGTcgggctccggctccggcaccGCGAACGCGAACGCCATGGGCGGCGGCAGGGGCAACGAGGCGTCCTCGTCGGGCCGGTCCACCTACTGCTTcggcaccgccaccaccacgacgacgacgacgacgacgactgagCCGACGAGCACCAGCAACCGGAGCAGCAAGCGCAAGCGGCTCGACACCGAGGACTCGGAGAGCCCCAGCGAG GacgcggagtcggagtccgccGCCATGTTGGCGCGCAAGCCGCCGCAGAAGATGACGACGGCGCGGAGGAGCCGCGCCGCCGAAGTGCACAACCTCTCGGAGAGG AGGAGACGGGACAGGATAAACGAGAAGATGAGAGCCCTGCAAGAGCTCATACCTCACTGCAACAAG ACGGACAAGGCGTCAATGCTTGACGAGGCGATCGAGTACCTCAAGTCGCTGCAGCTGCAAGTGCAG ATGATGTGGATGGGCAGCGGCATCGCGGCGCCGCCGGCGGTGATGTTCCCGGGCGTGCACCAGTACCTGTCGCGGATGGGCGTCGGGATGGGCCCGGCGGCGGCGATGCCGTCCATGCCGCGGCTGCCGTTCATGGCCGCCCCGCAGCCGGTGGTGCCGCCCAACGCGCAGGTGAACCCGGTGCCGGGCTACCGAGGCCACCACCACATGCCGGCGGCGGTGGGCATGGCGGAGCCGTACGGGCACTACCTCGGCGTCAACCACCtgcagccgccgccgtcgcag CACTACGCGCAGGGCGTGGGCTACTACCCGCCGCCGCTGGGGGCGAAGGCCGTGCAACAGCAGGCTCCAGAGCTTCATCACGTGCCAGGCCCCGGTGCCAGCATgccggccggcgccggcgccgccgcgcccgGAGTGCTGCTCCCAGAGAGCGCGCCAAGCAGAGGACCAGGTACGGATACGATGCCATGCGCTCTGCTCTTCTCCTCATCTTCTGCTTCTGGGATGGATCACAGGCTCGCAACAACAAag
- the LOC8062228 gene encoding transcription factor PIF1 isoform X2, which translates to MNQFVPDWSNMGDTSRPLGEDDDLIELLWCNGHVVMQSQTHRKVPPRPEKQAAVVAPAPPAPASVPQEDEGGLWFPFALADSLDKDIFSEFFYEAPAPAAVAAAAAPVAPVASGGVGTETDAGKSCRDDVPAGADRRGACPVVSEDPCDLMPPPKSTPASCSRQQTMSLPNGGGDNAGDLSDLVVRAGSAGKSAAAAAAVAEAGASSMLSAIGSSICGSNQVLVQRAVGAPGRASGSGSGTANANAMGGGRGNEASSSGRSTYCFGTATTTTTTTTTTEPTSTSNRSSKRKRLDTEDSESPSEDAESESAAMLARKPPQKMTTARRSRAAEVHNLSERRRRDRINEKMRALQELIPHCNKTDKASMLDEAIEYLKSLQLQVQATCIQMMWMGSGIAAPPAVMFPGVHQYLSRMGVGMGPAAAMPSMPRLPFMAAPQPVVPPNAQVNPVPGYRGHHHMPAAVGMAEPYGHYLGVNHLQPPPSQGVGYYPPPLGAKAVQQQAPELHHVPGPGASMPAGAGAAAPGVLLPESAPSRGPGTDTMPCALLFSSSSASGMDHRLATTKGD; encoded by the exons ATGAACCAGTTCGTCCCTGATTGGAGCAACATGGGAGACACCTCCAGGCCGCTCGG AGAAGACGATGACCTCATTGAGCTGCTCTGGTGCAACGGCCATGTCGTCATGCAGAGCCAGACCCACCGGAAGGTGCCGCCGAGGCCCGAGAAGCAGGCTGCGGTGGTGGCGCCTGCGCCACCAGCTCCCGCGTCGGTGCCGCAGGAAGACGAGGGCGGCCTATGGTTCCCCTTCGCGCTGGCCGACTCGCTCGACAAGGACATCTTCTCCGAGTTCTTCTACgaggcaccggcaccggcagcggtggctgcggcggcggcaccgGTGGCGCCGGTGGCCTCTGGTGGCGTTGGCACCGAAACCGACGCCGGCAAGtcgtgcagggacgacgttccAGCGGGGGCCGACAGGCGCGGGGCGTGCCCGGTGGTGTCCGAGGACCCGTGCGACCTGATGCCACCGCCCAAGTCGACGCCCGCGTCCTGCTCCAGGCAGCAGACCATGAGCCTGCccaacggcggcggcgacaaTGCCGGCGACCTCTCGGACCTCGTCGTCCGGGCGGGGAGCGCGGGGAagtcggctgcggcggcggcggcggtggcggaggcCGGCGCGTCGTCGATGTTGAGCGCGATCGGGTCGAGCATCTGCGGGAGCAACCAGGTGCTGGTGCAGCGCGCGGTGGGCGCGCCGGGTCGCGCGTcgggctccggctccggcaccGCGAACGCGAACGCCATGGGCGGCGGCAGGGGCAACGAGGCGTCCTCGTCGGGCCGGTCCACCTACTGCTTcggcaccgccaccaccacgacgacgacgacgacgacgactgagCCGACGAGCACCAGCAACCGGAGCAGCAAGCGCAAGCGGCTCGACACCGAGGACTCGGAGAGCCCCAGCGAG GacgcggagtcggagtccgccGCCATGTTGGCGCGCAAGCCGCCGCAGAAGATGACGACGGCGCGGAGGAGCCGCGCCGCCGAAGTGCACAACCTCTCGGAGAGG AGGAGACGGGACAGGATAAACGAGAAGATGAGAGCCCTGCAAGAGCTCATACCTCACTGCAACAAG ACGGACAAGGCGTCAATGCTTGACGAGGCGATCGAGTACCTCAAGTCGCTGCAGCTGCAAGTGCAG GCAACATGCATCCAGATGATGTGGATGGGCAGCGGCATCGCGGCGCCGCCGGCGGTGATGTTCCCGGGCGTGCACCAGTACCTGTCGCGGATGGGCGTCGGGATGGGCCCGGCGGCGGCGATGCCGTCCATGCCGCGGCTGCCGTTCATGGCCGCCCCGCAGCCGGTGGTGCCGCCCAACGCGCAGGTGAACCCGGTGCCGGGCTACCGAGGCCACCACCACATGCCGGCGGCGGTGGGCATGGCGGAGCCGTACGGGCACTACCTCGGCGTCAACCACCtgcagccgccgccgtcgcag GGCGTGGGCTACTACCCGCCGCCGCTGGGGGCGAAGGCCGTGCAACAGCAGGCTCCAGAGCTTCATCACGTGCCAGGCCCCGGTGCCAGCATgccggccggcgccggcgccgccgcgcccgGAGTGCTGCTCCCAGAGAGCGCGCCAAGCAGAGGACCAGGTACGGATACGATGCCATGCGCTCTGCTCTTCTCCTCATCTTCTGCTTCTGGGATGGATCACAGGCTCGCAACAACAAag
- the LOC8062228 gene encoding transcription factor PIF1 isoform X1: MNQFVPDWSNMGDTSRPLGEDDDLIELLWCNGHVVMQSQTHRKVPPRPEKQAAVVAPAPPAPASVPQEDEGGLWFPFALADSLDKDIFSEFFYEAPAPAAVAAAAAPVAPVASGGVGTETDAGKSCRDDVPAGADRRGACPVVSEDPCDLMPPPKSTPASCSRQQTMSLPNGGGDNAGDLSDLVVRAGSAGKSAAAAAAVAEAGASSMLSAIGSSICGSNQVLVQRAVGAPGRASGSGSGTANANAMGGGRGNEASSSGRSTYCFGTATTTTTTTTTTEPTSTSNRSSKRKRLDTEDSESPSEDAESESAAMLARKPPQKMTTARRSRAAEVHNLSERRRRDRINEKMRALQELIPHCNKTDKASMLDEAIEYLKSLQLQVQATCIQMMWMGSGIAAPPAVMFPGVHQYLSRMGVGMGPAAAMPSMPRLPFMAAPQPVVPPNAQVNPVPGYRGHHHMPAAVGMAEPYGHYLGVNHLQPPPSQHYAQGVGYYPPPLGAKAVQQQAPELHHVPGPGASMPAGAGAAAPGVLLPESAPSRGPGTDTMPCALLFSSSSASGMDHRLATTKGD; the protein is encoded by the exons ATGAACCAGTTCGTCCCTGATTGGAGCAACATGGGAGACACCTCCAGGCCGCTCGG AGAAGACGATGACCTCATTGAGCTGCTCTGGTGCAACGGCCATGTCGTCATGCAGAGCCAGACCCACCGGAAGGTGCCGCCGAGGCCCGAGAAGCAGGCTGCGGTGGTGGCGCCTGCGCCACCAGCTCCCGCGTCGGTGCCGCAGGAAGACGAGGGCGGCCTATGGTTCCCCTTCGCGCTGGCCGACTCGCTCGACAAGGACATCTTCTCCGAGTTCTTCTACgaggcaccggcaccggcagcggtggctgcggcggcggcaccgGTGGCGCCGGTGGCCTCTGGTGGCGTTGGCACCGAAACCGACGCCGGCAAGtcgtgcagggacgacgttccAGCGGGGGCCGACAGGCGCGGGGCGTGCCCGGTGGTGTCCGAGGACCCGTGCGACCTGATGCCACCGCCCAAGTCGACGCCCGCGTCCTGCTCCAGGCAGCAGACCATGAGCCTGCccaacggcggcggcgacaaTGCCGGCGACCTCTCGGACCTCGTCGTCCGGGCGGGGAGCGCGGGGAagtcggctgcggcggcggcggcggtggcggaggcCGGCGCGTCGTCGATGTTGAGCGCGATCGGGTCGAGCATCTGCGGGAGCAACCAGGTGCTGGTGCAGCGCGCGGTGGGCGCGCCGGGTCGCGCGTcgggctccggctccggcaccGCGAACGCGAACGCCATGGGCGGCGGCAGGGGCAACGAGGCGTCCTCGTCGGGCCGGTCCACCTACTGCTTcggcaccgccaccaccacgacgacgacgacgacgacgactgagCCGACGAGCACCAGCAACCGGAGCAGCAAGCGCAAGCGGCTCGACACCGAGGACTCGGAGAGCCCCAGCGAG GacgcggagtcggagtccgccGCCATGTTGGCGCGCAAGCCGCCGCAGAAGATGACGACGGCGCGGAGGAGCCGCGCCGCCGAAGTGCACAACCTCTCGGAGAGG AGGAGACGGGACAGGATAAACGAGAAGATGAGAGCCCTGCAAGAGCTCATACCTCACTGCAACAAG ACGGACAAGGCGTCAATGCTTGACGAGGCGATCGAGTACCTCAAGTCGCTGCAGCTGCAAGTGCAG GCAACATGCATCCAGATGATGTGGATGGGCAGCGGCATCGCGGCGCCGCCGGCGGTGATGTTCCCGGGCGTGCACCAGTACCTGTCGCGGATGGGCGTCGGGATGGGCCCGGCGGCGGCGATGCCGTCCATGCCGCGGCTGCCGTTCATGGCCGCCCCGCAGCCGGTGGTGCCGCCCAACGCGCAGGTGAACCCGGTGCCGGGCTACCGAGGCCACCACCACATGCCGGCGGCGGTGGGCATGGCGGAGCCGTACGGGCACTACCTCGGCGTCAACCACCtgcagccgccgccgtcgcag CACTACGCGCAGGGCGTGGGCTACTACCCGCCGCCGCTGGGGGCGAAGGCCGTGCAACAGCAGGCTCCAGAGCTTCATCACGTGCCAGGCCCCGGTGCCAGCATgccggccggcgccggcgccgccgcgcccgGAGTGCTGCTCCCAGAGAGCGCGCCAAGCAGAGGACCAGGTACGGATACGATGCCATGCGCTCTGCTCTTCTCCTCATCTTCTGCTTCTGGGATGGATCACAGGCTCGCAACAACAAag
- the LOC8062228 gene encoding transcription factor PIF1 isoform X4, with protein MNQFVPDWSNMGDTSRPLGEDDDLIELLWCNGHVVMQSQTHRKVPPRPEKQAAVVAPAPPAPASVPQEDEGGLWFPFALADSLDKDIFSEFFYEAPAPAAVAAAAAPVAPVASGGVGTETDAGKSCRDDVPAGADRRGACPVVSEDPCDLMPPPKSTPASCSRQQTMSLPNGGGDNAGDLSDLVVRAGSAGKSAAAAAAVAEAGASSMLSAIGSSICGSNQVLVQRAVGAPGRASGSGSGTANANAMGGGRGNEASSSGRSTYCFGTATTTTTTTTTTEPTSTSNRSSKRKRLDTEDSESPSEDAESESAAMLARKPPQKMTTARRSRAAEVHNLSERRRRDRINEKMRALQELIPHCNKTDKASMLDEAIEYLKSLQLQVQATCIQMMWMGSGIAAPPAVMFPGVHQYLSRMGVGMGPAAAMPSMPRLPFMAAPQPVVPPNAQVNPVPGYRGHHHMPAAVGMAEPYGHYLGVNHLQPPPSQHYAQGVGYYPPPLGAKAVQQQAPELHHVPGPGASMPAGAGAAAPGVLLPESAPSRGPG; from the exons ATGAACCAGTTCGTCCCTGATTGGAGCAACATGGGAGACACCTCCAGGCCGCTCGG AGAAGACGATGACCTCATTGAGCTGCTCTGGTGCAACGGCCATGTCGTCATGCAGAGCCAGACCCACCGGAAGGTGCCGCCGAGGCCCGAGAAGCAGGCTGCGGTGGTGGCGCCTGCGCCACCAGCTCCCGCGTCGGTGCCGCAGGAAGACGAGGGCGGCCTATGGTTCCCCTTCGCGCTGGCCGACTCGCTCGACAAGGACATCTTCTCCGAGTTCTTCTACgaggcaccggcaccggcagcggtggctgcggcggcggcaccgGTGGCGCCGGTGGCCTCTGGTGGCGTTGGCACCGAAACCGACGCCGGCAAGtcgtgcagggacgacgttccAGCGGGGGCCGACAGGCGCGGGGCGTGCCCGGTGGTGTCCGAGGACCCGTGCGACCTGATGCCACCGCCCAAGTCGACGCCCGCGTCCTGCTCCAGGCAGCAGACCATGAGCCTGCccaacggcggcggcgacaaTGCCGGCGACCTCTCGGACCTCGTCGTCCGGGCGGGGAGCGCGGGGAagtcggctgcggcggcggcggcggtggcggaggcCGGCGCGTCGTCGATGTTGAGCGCGATCGGGTCGAGCATCTGCGGGAGCAACCAGGTGCTGGTGCAGCGCGCGGTGGGCGCGCCGGGTCGCGCGTcgggctccggctccggcaccGCGAACGCGAACGCCATGGGCGGCGGCAGGGGCAACGAGGCGTCCTCGTCGGGCCGGTCCACCTACTGCTTcggcaccgccaccaccacgacgacgacgacgacgacgactgagCCGACGAGCACCAGCAACCGGAGCAGCAAGCGCAAGCGGCTCGACACCGAGGACTCGGAGAGCCCCAGCGAG GacgcggagtcggagtccgccGCCATGTTGGCGCGCAAGCCGCCGCAGAAGATGACGACGGCGCGGAGGAGCCGCGCCGCCGAAGTGCACAACCTCTCGGAGAGG AGGAGACGGGACAGGATAAACGAGAAGATGAGAGCCCTGCAAGAGCTCATACCTCACTGCAACAAG ACGGACAAGGCGTCAATGCTTGACGAGGCGATCGAGTACCTCAAGTCGCTGCAGCTGCAAGTGCAG GCAACATGCATCCAGATGATGTGGATGGGCAGCGGCATCGCGGCGCCGCCGGCGGTGATGTTCCCGGGCGTGCACCAGTACCTGTCGCGGATGGGCGTCGGGATGGGCCCGGCGGCGGCGATGCCGTCCATGCCGCGGCTGCCGTTCATGGCCGCCCCGCAGCCGGTGGTGCCGCCCAACGCGCAGGTGAACCCGGTGCCGGGCTACCGAGGCCACCACCACATGCCGGCGGCGGTGGGCATGGCGGAGCCGTACGGGCACTACCTCGGCGTCAACCACCtgcagccgccgccgtcgcag CACTACGCGCAGGGCGTGGGCTACTACCCGCCGCCGCTGGGGGCGAAGGCCGTGCAACAGCAGGCTCCAGAGCTTCATCACGTGCCAGGCCCCGGTGCCAGCATgccggccggcgccggcgccgccgcgcccgGAGTGCTGCTCCCAGAGAGCGCGCCAAGCAGAGGACCAG